aaacgtcgtcgtcccttcaatttctagtgtgtggtctggtcaacatacttcagccacgttattgtgactcattgcctgcatatGATTAGAGTGGCTTAGAAAACATAGAGCAATGGCTATTTAGAAGGAATTCAGAGGGAATTATTTTATGATACAAGGAATCTCTATTTTACATAGCAAGGATGAAGCTCccattacaaaaaaaatatatgaagATGAGTATATTAAGAATATATGACAAGGAGATTATTGGTACTGATGCTACTACCATTACCACTACTACTATTAATACCATTACTATTAGTATCACTACCACTAATATTACTACAACTACAACATTACTAAGGCTGGGACTCAATGAGAATATTGCAATAGTCATGCATCACTCAAAGCACTCAAACTACACACCTGTGGAAGAAGAATCTGTGAGTGTTTACCCCAAGAGGGGAGATGAAGTATTGATGAGACGCCTATCTTGTTCCCACTTGAGGAAGTCATTCAGGAAACTATTCACTTTCTCTTAAGAAACAGAGGCACTGCAACTCTCTGTTCAGCTGATTGGTAGAGAGcggcactgtaactctttgcctaGCTGATTGGTAaagagcagcccgtgacagctgactaactcccaggtacctatttactgctaggtaacagggggcacaggatgaaagaaactctccccatcgttttccgccggcgcccgggattgaacccggggaccacaggatcacgtgccagcgtgctgtccgctcggccggccggccgggggtcaggataaggatttgggatgggacgggggaagaggATTGGTGCCCAATCTTTCCACGCAGGAGTGAGGAATGGACAGGCGGTCATCCAATCGTGTGAACTACTGGGTAATCTTGTCCTACATTAGTCGCCTGGGGCAGTAATTGTGGTGTAAACTGGTAGTTCTCACTTGGCCCTTACAGATACCACCCTAGAGCAAACATGCTGTTGATAATGTattcctggaaacacaaacccaaactgtctctattttccgcttgtcacaacttgtaataaagttgttacatcttggcttaacgtgtttatgacgtattagaacgttgttacaacttgctatattggttgttataactggttaggaagtgttaaaacttgttcgaacgttgtaccaacgtcgtagtttcggtgtgtgtttggcgggttgtgtTTGATATGAAGTGCTTCAGCTATGTCTTACGTCCTATTATCGCCGTATCTGTCAATTATTTCCATGTTGTGTAGTCAGGATATCTGACCCTGACTAACAGGATATCTGTGATCGTCGATAAAGCcgcaaaaaatgaaatatatttgtCGTTCCTAAGTATTGAGACTGTTGAATCCCGACAGTCCAGAAATGGGTTAGAGGATTCAAGCGGATAATTAACAGTTGTTTAGTTTAATTATGCCTCTTCTAGATAGCTCTGAATGTTAGAATACTCAGATCATGTTTATATCTAACGTAGTTTCTGGTAATTCAATGAAATTTTCTGTGTAAGTTTGTATCTGTTCATCTGTGAAAGctaaacagacagagagagagaagagagagttcACAAAgatagatacagagagagagagagagagagagagagagagagagagagagagagagagagagagagagagagagagagagagagagagagaagagagagttcACAAAgatagatacagagagagagagagacggagatcaCAAAgatagatacagagagagagagaagaaggatgCCACAAAgatagatacagagagagagagagacggagatcaCAAAgatagatacagagagagagagaagaaggatgCCACAAAGATAGACACAGAGAGAAGGATGCCACAAAgatagatacagagagagagaagaaggatgCCACAAAGATAGACACAGAGAGAGAAGGATGCTAcaaagatacagagagagagaagaaggatgCTAcaaagatacagagagagagaagaaggatgCTAcaaagatacagagagagagaagaaggatgCTACAAAgatagatacagagagagagacaagatagaTACACCCGAGACGAAGCGAGAGCAATAGGGGCATATCATTCAATCCCCACTAGTGTCAAATTAGAGCCCGTTAACACGCACACAGCAGCAGTGGTTGCGGATTGCTCCGAAATTCAATTTCCGCAATATGCATGTTAAGGAGGTCGTCTGTAGCAAGGAGACCAGCGGCACGAGACCCAAGGAACCATTCCACCAGTTCCCTAGACCTAAACACGGAACACTTGATGGTGTGTTCCGTAGGACCTAAACAAGGAACACTTCATGGTTTGTTCCGTGTGATCTAAACAAGGAACACTAGATGGTTTGTTCCGTAGGACCTAAACAAGGAACACTTCATGGTTTGTTCCGTGTGATCTAAACAAGGAACACTAGATGGTTTGTTCCGTAGGACCTAAACAAGGAACACTTCATGGTTTGTTCCGTGTGATCTAAACAAGGAACACTAGATGGTGTGTTCCGTAGGACCTAAACAAGGAACACTTGGTGGTTGTTTCGTAGGACCTAAACAAGGAACACTAGATGGTGTGTTCCGTAGGACCTAAACAAGGAACACTTCATGGTTTGTTCCGTGTGATCTAAACAAGGAACACTAGATGGTGTGTTCCGTAGGACCTAAACACGGAACACTTCATGGTTTGTTCCGTGTGATCTAAACAAGGAACACTAGATGGTGTGTTCCGTAGGACCTAAACACGGAACACTTCATGGTGTGTTCCGTGTGATCTAAACAAGGAACACTTGATGGTGTGTTCCGTAGGACCTAAACACGGAACACTTCATGGTTTGTTCCGTGTGACTTAAACAAGGAACATTTATTGTTTTGTTCCGTGTGAACTAAACAAGGAACACTTGATGGTGTGTTCCGTAGGACCTAAACAAGGAACACTTAATGGTAACGTTCCACATGTCCTAAACACGAAACAATTAATACATATTTTAAAATGTTTTACAGGACAAATATGGGAAAAAACATGACTTTTTGCTTcgaaaggcggggggggggggggggcttgggagCTGGCGCCCGACCCAGCAAGAACACACAGGAGAGCCCAAGCACTCACACCCTCAAGCTAATGCGGAAATCAGTTAGGCAGGTCACGGCTGAGGTACAGTGTCGAGCATTAGTGAGGTAACGACCTGAAACGACCTGAGACGACCTGTTGATGGTCATTACGTCCCAATTACGACCTTTTGCCGGTCGCTGTATTTATGGCACTTGTCCTTGTTGACCGTTATATGGAGGTGACGCGTGTATTGGTCGCTATATGAAGGCGGTATATATGTCAGCTGGCGGGAGATATGTTCAAATGGTATGTTCAGGAGCTGCCTGTTATGCTGAACATATCTTCGGGAATATGCTCGAGGTGATTATAGCTCCTACCTCACCACTGATGACTTGCATGGTCCTAAGGCCCTTACCATGGCCCTACGGCCCTCACCATGGCCCTACGTCCCTCACCATGGCCCTACGTCCCTCACCATGGCCCTACGTCCCTCACCATGGCCCTACGGCCCTTACCATGGCCCTACGGCCCTTACCATGGCCCTACGGCCCTTACCATGGCCCTACGTCCTTTACCATGGCCCTACGGCCCTTACCATGGCCCTACGGCCCTTACCATGGCCCTACGGCCCTCACCATGGCCCTACGTCCCTCACCATGGCCCTACGTCGCTCACCATGGCCCTACGTCCCTCACCATGGCCCTACGTCCCTCACCATGGCCCTACGTCCCTCACCATGGCCCTACGTCGCTCACCATGGCCCTACGTCCCTTATCATGGCCCTACGTCCCTCACCATGGCCCTACGTCGCTCACCATGGCCCTACGTCCCTCACCATGGCCCTACGTCCCTCACCATGGCCCTACGTCCCTCACCATGGCCCTACGTCGCTCACCATGGCCCTACGTCCCTTATCATGGCCCTACGTCCCTCACCATGGCCCTACGTCGCTCACCATGGCCCTACGTCCCTCACCATGGCCCTACGTCCCTCATTATGGCCCTACGTCGCTCACCATGGCCCTACGTCCCTCACCATGGCCCTTCGTCCCTCACCATGGCCCTACGTCCCTCACCATGGCCCTACGGCCCTTATCATGGCCCTACGTCCCTCACCATGGCCCTACGGCCCTTATCATGGCCCTACGTCCCTCACCATGGCCCTACGTCCCTCACCATGGCCCTACGGCCCTTATCATGGCCCTACGGCCCTTATCATGGCCCCACGCCTCTCACCATGGCCCTACGTCCCTCACCATGGCCCTACGGCCCTTATCATGGCCCTACGCCTCTCACCATGGCCCTACGTCCCTCACCATGGCCCTACGGCCCTCACCATGGTCCTACGGCCCTTACCATGGCCCTACGGCCCTTACCATGGCCCTACGGCCCTTACCATGGCCCTACGGCCCTTACCATGGCCCTACGGCCCTTACCATGGCCTTACGGCCCTTACCATGGCCCTACGGCCCTTACCATGGCCCTACGGCCCTCACCATGGCCCTACGGCCCTCACCATGGCCCTACGTCCCTTACCATGGCCCTACGTTCTTTACCATGGCCTTACGTCCCGTAcaatatcttgagatcttgagatgatttcggggctttagtgtccccgcggcccggtcctcgaccaggcctccacccccaagaagcagcccgtgacagctgactaacacccaggtatctattttactgctaggtaacagaggcatagggtgaaagaaactctgcccattgtttctcgccggcgcccgggatcgaacccgggaccacaagatcacagtccagcgtgctgtccgctcggccgaccggctccccggtccaTGGCCCTACGGCCCTCACTATGGCCCTACGTCCCGTACCATGGCCCTACGGCCCTCACCATGGCCCTACGTCCCGTACCATGGCCCTACGGCCCTCACCATGGCCCTACGGCCCTCACCATGGCCCTACGGCCCTCACCATGGCCCTACGGCCCTCTCCATGGCCCTACGTCCCGTACCATGGCCCTACGGCCCTCACCATGGCCCTACGTCCCTCACCATGGCCCTACGTCCCGTACCATGGCCCTACGGCCTTCACCATGGCCCTACGTCCCTCACCATGGCCCTACGTCCCGTACCATGGCCCTACGTCCCTCACCATGGCCCTACGTCCCTCACCATGGCCCTACGTCCCTCACCATGGCCCTACGTCCCGTACCATGGCCCTACGGCCCTCACCATGGCCCTACGTCCCGTACCATGGCCCTACGGCCCATTACCATAGCTCCAGCGTGCCCACCATGATGGGGACATCCCTGCTCCCCCACACCACGCCCAGTCCTGCCTCGTGAGGGAGAGACGTCCCTCGTCCTCACTAATGAACCTgtctctcttccttctcctcctcctcctcagctttTAAGATATTCCTTCTAAATGACACGTCCCTAAATTTGCTGAGTCTCtctatcttgctctctctctctgtctttcgttCTTcattatctccctctctctctttctctctccctctttctctctctctctctctctctctctctctctctctctctctctctctctctctctctctctctttctttatcttgctctctgtctctcgttcttcatatattctctctctctcgctctctctctctctctctctctctctctctctctctctctctttctttctttatctTGCTCTCTGTCTCTCATTCTTCATatattctctctcgctctctctctctctctctctcgctctctcgctctctctctaatACTAGGATTCAATAAGAATAGTGATGATATTTCTAACCCAACAACAAGCTAAGATAGCTAAGATAACTAATTATTGTTAGTGATTTGTTCATTAGGAATAAACTTCAATGTAAGTTACCATCATGGTAAGTAACCGTCGCAGTTCGAGCCTACTCCCTGGAAACacgaaccgtaactgtctctattttccgcttgttacaacttgtaataacgttgttacatcttgacttaacgtgtttatgacgtatcagaacgttgttacaacttgctatattggttgttagaactggttaggtgttaaaacttgttcgaacgttgtaccaacgtcgtagtttcggtgcgtgtgtttggcgggctgtgtgccagagccttcatatggTCGGGAGGACATACGAGAACACGGAACAAGAGTATTCCATCCGTGAGAGAGAATTCAATAGTCTTCCCCTCATCGTAGATGGTGCATGTATACTATCAAGCCTTCTCAGTTAGCGTTCACTCTGCCTCTGACGATGTTGAACAGTTCTTCAGCGTAACGCGTCCTTTAGCGATACTGATCTATGGAAATTGTGAAATGAACTTTTTTGGCAGGGCAACTTCTTTCCCGAGAGAAGaatgtaatattatatatatatatatatatatatatatatatatatatatatatatatatatatatatatatatatatatatatagtcgtacctagtagccagaacgcacttctcagcctactatgcagggcccgatttgcctaataagccaagttttcatgaattatttgtttttcgactacctaacctacctaacctaacctaacctaactttttcggctacctaacccaacctaacctataaagataggttaggttaggttaggttaggtagggttggttaggttcggtcatatatctacgttaattttaactccaataaaaaaaagttgacctcatacataatgaaatgggtagctttatcatttcataagaaaaaaattagagaaaatatattaattcaggaaaacttggcttattaggcaaatcgggccttgcatagtaggctgagaagtgcgttctggctactaggtacgacatatatatatatatatatatatatatatatatatatatatatatatatatatatatatatatatatatgcggaaaatccacagagaaatgggaaagagagatgaacgtttctgccgatctgggcctttgtcaacacctgaCTGAAAGAAATCACAAAGAGAGAGTGGAGGCTGACACTAGATCCTGACCACCATCTCCTTGGGGAAGGAATTGACCAGAAAAAGGTATAAATTAGCTTAGAGTGGTCAGAAGGATTTAAGcggtaagaataaaagcttaaagaAACAACCTCATTGAACCTacataaaatattaaaataatattatGAGACAATATAACTATCatagtttttttcttaaactgttgtgcaatattgtaacttaaaccagggtcaagtttgtacataccagtactaacattgagaagatttggacattgactaattagCGCAGACTCAaataaattccgttccacaaagccattgcaattggcaatgcttttcgccccatcccaattaatagtgtgatcacacaaacttgtgtgtagatacaaagcattagacgtttgggcagttcttatactataagcatgttgggacatacgtaattgtaaggattttcctgtttgtccaaggtacacagactcacaatcattgctgggaatcgaatacacacaacctgctgtaccaggggagttttttattaaattagacttgatcgtattattacttaacaccaaattgatattaaggttcttaaaaactggggaaagtttctcaaatcccatcgcataaggtaccactaatgagtttctaatttctggtttcgctttggagacattattataaaacgtacgtttagCTTTCCCAAACGAACAATCCAAAAATATCATAGAGTACTGTAAACTCtttccaatttcatatattttagctatctcttcatcaaaaaactcagggctgcataccctcaaagctcgaagaaacattcctgaaaatactgcctgtttaactttactatgatgatttgaataataatgaacaaactaccccacgttggtaggttttctatacacattaaatttgaaccttcTATTGACTATGAATcaaaatgtccaaaaacggaagagtaccgttCTCCTCATTTTCacatgtgaattttattgaaggtaccaaagaattaagttcattaagaaaaacaattTGGTCTTGGTCACTCGGCCATAAGCACACAATATCATCGACATACCTAAACCAGACTACAGTAGAGGGGATAATTCTGGATAAGATCTTTGTTTCGAAGAACTCCATATTCAAATTGctcaaaactggggacaggggattgcccattgccattccaaatgtttgtttgaaaatttttccattgaaactgaaataattgtcttttatacataaTTTGATAAGTTGCAACACATTATTGGTCTGCAAgtttaaattatatttaggcagttcctcacgtaggcaattctaacaaatcatcaacaggtactttagtaaataaaagtcacgtcaaaacttactagtttaaaatcaaaattcaaattttgtgtggatagcttattaattaAGTCAACATTGTTAGTTAAGTGCGAGTTAGAAATAGTACCAacgataggggacaaaactttgaccaaCCACTTAgaaagtttataagccgccgaaccaactgaactaataatcggccaaACTGGATTATAAGGTTTAtgggtttttataagaccatacatgtaaggtagagagggagatcgacttgttagcctagaaatcaactctttatcgcctttacacaaagttttgagagttttgttaaaatgtgcgatcactttttcagtaggatctctgttaaccgaTAGGTAGGTATCCTTatcttccaagagtaactccatttttcgaaCACAGTCAtccttattcataataactactgcatttgacttaccCGCCTTggtaatatataatgaattatcttttttgagatttttgaacgcatgaataaatcgacttggacaattagatacagaattgttaagtaaaacacCATACATCGCCCGAGAGACAAAGGCccagaaaatgagttttggagaactcctatttcagctaagccctgatgctaagaaaatagttagagggatagaagccctaaaccagaaaatagtaaatacagaatatgcggtcatattcaatgaaacatgtttgaaagaaaacctgctgccagtatacaccaaaatatatatatatatatatatatatatatatatatatatatatatatatatatatatatatatatatatatatatatatatgtcgtacctagtagccagaacgcacttgtcagcctactatccaa
This is a stretch of genomic DNA from Procambarus clarkii isolate CNS0578487 chromosome 45, FALCON_Pclarkii_2.0, whole genome shotgun sequence. It encodes these proteins:
- the LOC138350284 gene encoding MAPK-interacting and spindle-stabilizing protein-like, with protein sequence MALRPSPWPYVPYHGPTALTMALRPSPWPYGPHHGPTALSMALRPVPWPYGPHHGPTSLTMALRPVPWPYGLHHGPTSLTMALRPVPWPYVPHHGPTSLTMALRPSPWPYVPYHGPTALTMALRPVPWPYGPLP